The segment TGGATTGGATTAATTATCGCGCTGGTCGCCTCATGGGCCGGACTAAAACCGCATTTCTCCGCTGCACCCAAAACCAATATTGCGCAATTGACCGATGCCGAAACCGTCGCGCGCTGGCTGCAACAACATCATAAATTACCGGATCTCTACCTCACTAAAGGTGAAGCACGGCGCCAGGGCTGGAACCCCGGCAAAGGCAACATGTGCGACGTGTTGCCCGGCAGGGCGATTGGCGGCGACCGTTTTGCTAACCGTGAGCAGCGGCTGCCACAACAGGCGGGACGCCAATGGTATGAAGCCGACGTCAATTACGATTGCGGCCACCGCGATGCCGATCGTCTGCTTTACTCTTCAGATGGCCTGATTTTTCTCACTACCGATCACTATCGCAGCTTTAAGCCGGTGCCCTGATGATGCTGAACCTGACCTTTGATTTCCGGCAACTGCCCGACCGCGAGGCGTTTTATGCTGCGCTGGTGCGGCAGAGCCACTGCCCGTTCGCCTTTGGTAACAATCTTGATGCGTTGTGGGATTGGCTGACAGGCGGTATGGCGCTGCCAGCAACCCTGCATTTGCGCCATGTTGATGAGAGCAACGTGGAATTCGCGCCCGTGCTGGCGCTGCTGGAAGAGGCGGTGGCGCAGCTCGAGGGTGAACTGCGCCTGGTGCGTGATTAAGCGTGCAACGCCAGTAGCATCATCGCCAGTGTCTGGCGGGCGGCGGCAGGTAAATCGCCGCCGCCGGTATAGCCGTTGTTCTCCACAATCACGCTGTTCAGCCCCACCAGCCAGTCGTAGATATAGTAGGCCGTGTGGTTAGCCGGGGCGGCAGAGAGACGCGTCAGACGTTGGCCGGACGAGAAATTGACGCTCGGGGCGGGTGGACGGGCGAAGATCGTCTGGCCACGATTGACGCGGCTGGCCGGACGTTCGCTCTCCGGGCGCTGCAAAAAGCCCAGCCAGGCAACAAAGTCCCCCAACACCGTCATCGCGCGGGACACCTGACGATCGGTGCGCGCCTCATGCGCGCTGGCCTGCGCCTCCGGTTCGTTCAGCGCCGCCTGCAAGGTGTTCAGCATGTTGTGACGGAAGCTGGCGGTAATTAACTCCTCCACCAACAACTCCAGCGTCGGTTTATCGACGTTGAGCAGCGCCAGCAGACTCCGGCTCTCCGGCAACTGACGCAGATGATCCAGCCACAGGGCGAAGACCAGGTGCGGAAATTGCTGATCGCGCTGACCGCCGTGATTGCGCGGTTCTGCCGCTGCCACCGGTTCATCTTTAAACAGATCAAATTCAAAACCGATGCCGAAATAGCTTTGCTCTGCGGCTGCGCTGGCGACTTTATGCTGCGTGCCGCTGTTGCTCTGGCTCAGCCACAATTGACGCACCGCCTCACGCGACGGTTGTAAACGCTCCAGCAATTCGCCGTGCAGGCCGGTGCGATGTTGCAGGCATTTCAGTAAGGTGTCGGCAATGCTTTGCTTACGCGCCGCTTGCTCTGGCGTAGCGCTGGCTTCGGTCCAGGGTTGCAGACGATCCACCAGGGTTTGTTGCAGCGTACTCAGTTGCGACGCCAGACGATCACGGCGCGCATCCGGCTGCATTTCATCCTGCAACCAACTGCCCATCCGATCCACTCCGGCGCGATCCAGCGCCAGCATCGACCCCCAGCTCTGACCCGGCTGACCAATCTGGCGTTGTACCGCTTCATCGACGTTGATCTGCTGATGACGTGCATCATAAGGGGTGATGGCCCAGATCAGCCGCGGCTTCTCTCCGCTGGCCGGTACCGGTTGATGCAGATGCCACTCGCGCAGCGCCTGGCTGGCGAGATCGGCGTCCTGACGCTGGCTGGCGGCGGTACAGATCAACAGCAGGTCGATATCCTGACGCGCAGCGTACCAACCCGGCAGCAAGGCGCGTTTCTGTTCCAGTAAGGTGGCGCGCAGCGCATCTCGCGTTTGCAGACGGTGGCGCTCCTCCTGCTGGCCGCGATCGGCTGGGGTACCCGGCGCGGGCAGCTCCAGCATATCGGCCTCATCATATAACGCCTGGCGTGGCGTCGAGCTAAGCGGAATGGTGATTTCCAGTGTCAGCAACGCCAGCAGACCCAGGGGCACCTGCTGCGCTTTACCCACCCGGTTCGCGACCACCGGGCACACCTCAATCATCTCCTGCAAGTCGGCATCGCTGCCAATCAACTTCTCGGCGGGCAGTGACGTGTCATCCACCAACAGGCTGAGTGGGGCCATGACCCGTGGGGCATGACGTAACTGATGGCGCAAATGCATCAGGCTGCGCAGGCTTTCGCTTAATGAGTTTTGGCCCGGCCACAGCAAGGCGAACAACTGTACGCGGTCGTCGACATTCAGCCACGGGGCGAGGCTGATGGCCTGCGGCCAGAAATGACGATCCAGCACCTCGGCGTGACGGTGATGGCGGCGACTCCACGCCCATAAAGTGACCAACGCATCGCTTTCCAGACCTGGCTGGATGTCACTTTGGCGATGCCGCTGTAAACGTTGTAGCGCGCTGTCGAGAGCCGTGGTGTCCGGCTGTAATTCCGGGGTGGCGCAGGCCAACATCAGACGGATCAGCTCAACCTCGCTCAGCAATGTCATCTCCAGCGGCCAGGCGTTGGAGGCCGTTTCGCGCTGGTGACTAAAACGTGTGGCGATGGCGAAATCGAGGTTGCCGGGATTGATATGCTGGAAATAGTTAAAGGTTTTGTCGCCAGGGGTGGTCATCAACTGTCCCTGGGCATCCCCCACCATCTCGCTCAATAACCAGGCTTTGCCCGCCTGTGACTGACCAAACAACGCCAGCGTCACGGGGCGCGCGAGCTGGCGCGCCAGCGCGTGGCTCTCCACTCTGGCACGGCGCAGTTGCAGACTCAGGGTGTCGCCTTCCATGCTCAGACGCGTGGAGTGAGCCTGCTGGTTTTCAACCCAATTCAGAGCACCATCAAGGGTTTCCTGGAGCAGACTGAGACGTTTGGCCAGCGTGGCCAGTGGTTGTTTTTTTGCGGTTCTCATTTTTTGCAGACGCTCCCGCTGTCGATCCAGTATTGCGCATTCGCATTGCCCGTGGCGGAAAGCGTATTCAGTTTCAGGCTCAGTTGTTCCAGAGGCACGCGGCTGCCGTCGTCGAGACGCGCATCGCTCAGCACCAGACGTTCCGGTCCGGCGTTATCCGGGCCAGGTTGCACCGCCAGCTTGATGCGCAGCACGCTTTCCCCGGCGACTTTACGCGCCAGTTGTGGATCGATAATGCTCAGGCTGTAAAGGGGCGATGCGGGCCAGCGATCGTTCTCCAGTTGGCGGAAGCCAAGGCAGACGTTGCCGCGAATGCGGAAGCTGCTTTTGCGGTCCAGCGCAAAGCTGTGGCTGTCGAGATCGATCTCGCTGTAGCACAGGTTGTCATCGCTCAGCGCCTGCGTTTCATCCAGCACGCCGAGGTAGCGAATGGTGGAGTAAGGTTCAAAATCACCGGCGCGGAACCAGAAGCTGCTGAGACGCAGATCGAGCGCCAGCAGACACAGCATGGCACCGACGGCTGCGGTGGATTTCGGGTTATCAATGCGTCCCTGTTTGTTGAACGGATACCAGTCGCTGGTGTGATACCCCTCCAGCGAAAGAATGCGGCTGCCCGGTAACGGTTGCAGATGACGCACCAGCGCCTGGATGCCAGGGAAGCGTGACGGGCGACCGGTCAGCAGCAGCACGTCGCATTGATAGAGCGACACCACTTCGCACATGGCGCGCAACGCCGGGATGATCGCCATACGGTGTTGCAGGAACTCGCCATGCAATTGCGCGAGGCTGACCACCAGCGGCACCTCCAGCAGATCGAAACGGCTGTCGCCGCCGAGGGTGCGCTGGATTTCACCGTTGATAAATGCCAGCACGGCATTGCTGGGCTTTTGTGGTACCAGTTCGCCAAACAGCGCGTTGATCTCGCTGTAGCTGTCGAGCGGGTCCCAGTTTTCATAACGTTCCAGCACCGCCTGCGCCAGCGGGATAAACAGCTGCAACGTCACCTGCTGGCGCAGAGTGGCTTGTCCGTCCATGCGGCTGTCATGGCCGAACAATTTATTCATCAGCGGTTCCGGCAAGGTCAGACCGGCTTTCTGCAAGCTTTGCTGCAACGCAGGCAGGACCCATAGCTGAATCACATCCAGCAGAATGTCGTCCCCGGCCACCTTGAAGCCTTCGCGGAACAACAGGCGTGGGGTGATTTTGACGTTATTACCCTGGCCGTCGTCGAGGCGATATTGGGTAATCGCGAGGTCGGTGGTGCCGCCGCCAATATCGATGGAGGCGATGCGCAGGCTCTTACCCGGCAGTTCATCAGCGTCACGCGGGCGATCCGGGCGGGCCATGCTGGTGAAGAAATCCTCTGCGCGACCGGCAAAGTTGACCTGCGTTTCGTTGAACAACCACACCATCTGGCCGCAGGTGGCTTCGTCCCACTCCATCTGCACATCCGGCACCGGGCGCAGGCTTTTCGCCAGAGTCGCGGCGGAAAACGCGTCTTCGGCCGGATGCCAGCCTTCCGCTTTCCACACCAGCGCGATGGCTTCCTGCATACGACGACGGAAAATTTCCCGTTCCGGTTTTGGCATGGCCGAGGGCAGCGTAAGGATCACATGACGCAGTTGACGCGGGGCCTGGCTTTGCGGCATGCGCTGACGTTGAGCGACGCTGTTCATCTGCATCATCGCCTGTGCCAGCAGTTCGCACAGCATAAAGGTCATTAGCGAACTGCGGCTGTAGCTGGCGGAGAACACCGGCAGGCGCTCATCCTCAGCCAGCGCGTGCAGCGGCTGGCCTTCATCATTCAGCAGCAGGGTAAAGGGCAAGGCGGTCGCCTGGGTTTCATCACCGCTGCCGTTGGCATTGAAACGCCAGCCGGGCTGATAACGGGCTTCATCCCACAGATAACGACGCGGGCTGGAAAGGCCGGTGCTGCCTTCGGTACCAGCACGCAACAGCGCCAGACGGCTGGCCTCGCGGCCCACACGCGTCAGCGACGGCCACATAAAGGCATTTTCGCGACCACTCTCCAGCGAGAAATTGGCCTTGCCGAAGCGGGGTTCGGCAAACTCCAGGCGGCTGTCGAACAATTCGTTATACACCTGATGCGGTTCAGACAGGTCACGCAGTTGCAGCTCATAAGTCTGGCGCAGGCCGTTGCTCTCCTCGGCGTGATCTTCCACCAGGATGCCGCAGGTGTGTGAGTTGCCAACATCGAGAATGATATCGACATTCACCGCCGGAGATTGCAGCGACGCGGCCTGAATGGCGATCTCCGCCAGATCAAGCTGTTCGCCCAGCAACTCCAGCACATTGAGGTAATGCGCCTGGTACTCAAACTCGCGCAGCGCCTGCACCAACTCTTGCTCGCGGCGTGATTCCAGTGCGGTAACCTGCTGGCTGAAGGTTTCACGCAGCCAGCCATCAACCCAGGTCAGGTCAAGAAATTCACCCAGTTCATAATTATGCCAGGCGAGGGCAAAGCTGACGCCGTTTTGCGCATCGGCCTGGCTCAGGCCAAGCTGCTCGCCACCGTCGTTCTCCGCCACCAGGCGGGTATCGAAGGCGAGGGTGATACGGTGGGTATTGCCCGCCGCATCGGGTTGGGACAGGGGAGCCAGACGCAGACGCGCCCAGTTTTCCGGTCCACCAATAAAGCGACGACCACTGGTGCAACGCAACACCGGCAGCGGTAACCATTGATTCGCCAGCAACGTCAGGGAGTCGGCCAGCGCGATATCCGATTCCGGGCGCACCACTTCCGGTGCGCTGCCATCTTCGGGGTAGAGCAGAAACTTGCCGCTGTTGCCGTCAATGTTAAGGCGCAGCAGCGGGCCGTTTGCCGTCTGGCGTACAAACTGACGGCGCGCCTGTAATGAAGGCAGACGCAGGCCGAAGTCGAGAAATTGCACACCGCTATCTTCAATCAGCGTGATTCTTTGTTTGTCATCGATGAGGGGCGCTAACATGGTTACTTACTCTCACGCTTAATCGTCAACGGGAAAACCTGATCCGCGCCATATTGCGCGTCACAGCTGGCGATACCATCGCCTTGTTTACACACCAGTTCCGGCATGCGGTAGCGTGATTTATCGCTACAGCTGGCGGTGTAGCGGCTGCGAACCACCATGGTGCCGGCGCTGGTCATGGCGGCGGTGACATCGGCCTTGCAGCGAATGCCATCGCCCTGGGTAATCAGCGCTGTGCCTTTGCCGTTTTTAATCTGATAACGCAGACTCGGCGGTTTACCGGTTGGCAGGTTGGTCTGACGCAGGGTGACGCGCCAGCGACCATCCAGGAAACGTACCGAACCGACGCGCACGTCTTCGGCGGTGATCACCAGATCATCGGCTTTGGCTGGCGCGGTAGGCACCGGCGCAGCAACCTCAACCACCGCAGGCGCGACGGGCGCTGCGGGCGGCGGCGCGGTCACGGTGGCGCTGGCCTGCGGCAGGGTGGTAGCCAGTTTTTCCGCCTGCGCAAACACCGGCGGTGGCGCGATCGGCTGGCTGACAACCGGAGCGGGCGCAGCGGCCGCCACGGGGGCCGCGGCTTGCGGGGTGCTGTGCAACCACCAGGCGGTTCCTGCGGCGGCAGCCAGCGCTACCGGGAGCAGCAGCAACCACGGGCGCAGGGATTTGCTGGCGGCAGGGGGCTGGACGGCGGCGATTACCGGTTCGGGTTCGCTCTCTTCCGGCTCAGGCTCAATGATCGGCTCCTCCGGTTCGACTTCCGGTTCGGCCAGCACAATCGGTGTGTCCACCACCGGCGGCGGTTCCGGCAACAGCGACGGCAGTTGCTCGTCAAGGCTGTCACGCAGACAGGCCAGTGCGTCATCACGCGAGCGGGCCTGCGGATCGACAAAGCCCCAGAAGGTAATCACCGGTTTGCCATCCACCAGATAGACGTATTGCTGATCGGGGAATTGCAGGGTTTTACTCAGCAGCGCACCAAACAACCGCATCGCCGGGTTTTCTGCCTCACGCGCGCGCAGGCTCAGCGCCTGCAAATCCTGTTGATTGAGGGTGAGTTGTTCCAGCGCCTGACGACGTTCGTGATCGCTGGCCGCCAGCCATGAACGGACTTTGCCGCTAAAGGGGGCGTACCAGTCGAGGCGATCACCGCGTTCATTGGGTTGTGGGATGGCGAGACAGTTCGCCAGCGTGGTTTGGCGGCGTAGCCGCAAGGTTTCGCGAATTTGCAGAGCAGAAGCCCAGACGGGCTGGCCGTTCTCACCCAGTGCCAGAACCGCGTCAAGATTGCCGCTGCGCAGAAAAGTTTTTGCCACTCGTTGGCCCTTATCGGTGAATGTCTGAGGCAGAAAAAATCGATTTTGGTGATCTTAAGCCAAATAAGGGCAAATCAAACGGCGGAAATAAGGGGGAAAACAGGGCGGTTTTCCCCGGCTGGAGGATGAGTTGTAGAAAATTTAACCGCGTGCGCGCGGCATCAGCACCAGATGCGTCAGCATCCCGCCGACCAGTCCCCAGAAGGCAGCGCCGATACCCAGCAGCGACACGCCGCTGGCGGTAATCAGAAACGCCACCACCGCGCTATCACGCAGTTGCGGTTCCGCCAGCGCGCGATGCAGGCTACCGGACAGCGTCGCCAGCAGCGCCAGACCGGCCAGCGTGGCAATCAACACCTGCGGCAGCGCGCTGAACAGCACCGCAATCAGCGCGCCGGTTAGCCCGGTGAGCAGATAGAAGAAACCGGCCAGCGCTGAGGCCATCCAGCGTTGTTTGGGATCGGGATCGACCTCTTCACCCATACAGATGGCGGCGGTGATGGCGGCAATACAGACGGAAAAGCCACCAAAGGGCGACAGCACCAGTGCCAGCAGCCCGGTCCAACTGGTCAGTGCCGAAATCGGCGGCTGATAACCGTGCGCCTGCAAGGTGGCGATGCCGGGGGCATTTTGCGACGCCATCGTCACCAGAAAATAGGGCAGGCCGACGCCAATCAGGGCGGTCAGCGAGAAGTGGGGGGTAATCCACTGCGGCACGCTGAGGCTCAGTGACTGCGGCGGGAAATGAATGCTGTGTTGCCCAAGCGCCACCAGCACCCCGGTGACCAACGCGAGGATAATCGCATAACGCGGTAACCAGCGACGACTCAGCAACCACACCAGGCACATGCTGCCGCACAGCGCAAAATTACCCTGTAAACCGGTAAAGGTATTCAGGCCGAAGCGCAGCAGGATCCCCGCCAGCATCGCGGCGGCCAGCGACTGCGGAATATGGTTCATCAGGCGCGCAAACAGGCCAGTGACGCCACTCAGCACAATCAAGGCGTTGGTAAAGACAAACACGCCAATCACTTCATTAAGGGTCAGGCCGTGCAGACTGGTCGCCAGCAGCGCTGCGCCGGGTGTCGACCAGGCGGCCAGAATAGGCATTCTGGTCCACAGCGATAACCCGAGCGAGGCAACGCCCATGCCAATACCCAGCATTGAGAGCCAGCCGCCAATTTGTGCCGGAGAGGCACCGGCAGCCTGCGCCGCCTGAAAAATAATCGCAGCTGAACTGCTGTAACCCACCAGCACGGCAATAAACCCTGAAATCAGTATGGGGAGTGAAAAGGTGCTGCGCGGGGCGGTGGTGATCATAGCAGGTGTTCCGGTTGTGCGTTATAGCGCACATTGTGGCATGGGACGCTATAGCGCACAAGTGATACACTGCGCGCGAGCTTGTCTGGAGATCCTATGGAAAATCTGCATCAACATCTGAGCCTGGCGTTGAAACAGTTGCGCCAGGCCAATGGCTGGAGTCTGACGCTGGCGGCGGAACGCACCGGCGTCAGCAAGGCGATGCTTGGCCAAATCGAACGCGGCGAGTCCAGCCCGACCGTGGCGACCCTGTGGAAAATTGCCACTGGCTTCAACGTGCCGTTTTCGTTCTTTATTCAGGGGAGCGAGCAGCCACCCGGCGCCGCTGCCACCTTTAGCCAGAGCAATGCGCAAATGCTGGCAAAATCGCTGCTGCCCTATGACGCGCAGCTGCGATTTGACCTGCTGGAAGTGACGCTGGCCCCCGGCGCGCAAAGTGATTCTTCACCGCACGAAACAGGGGTGATTGAGCAGGTGGTGGTGCTGGAGGGCGAGTTGTTACTGGGCGTTGAGGGCACCTGGCGTCGTCTGCAACCCGGACAAGCCAGCCAGT is part of the Pantoea phytobeneficialis genome and harbors:
- a CDS encoding virulence factor SrfB encodes the protein MLAPLIDDKQRITLIEDSGVQFLDFGLRLPSLQARRQFVRQTANGPLLRLNIDGNSGKFLLYPEDGSAPEVVRPESDIALADSLTLLANQWLPLPVLRCTSGRRFIGGPENWARLRLAPLSQPDAAGNTHRITLAFDTRLVAENDGGEQLGLSQADAQNGVSFALAWHNYELGEFLDLTWVDGWLRETFSQQVTALESRREQELVQALREFEYQAHYLNVLELLGEQLDLAEIAIQAASLQSPAVNVDIILDVGNSHTCGILVEDHAEESNGLRQTYELQLRDLSEPHQVYNELFDSRLEFAEPRFGKANFSLESGRENAFMWPSLTRVGREASRLALLRAGTEGSTGLSSPRRYLWDEARYQPGWRFNANGSGDETQATALPFTLLLNDEGQPLHALAEDERLPVFSASYSRSSLMTFMLCELLAQAMMQMNSVAQRQRMPQSQAPRQLRHVILTLPSAMPKPEREIFRRRMQEAIALVWKAEGWHPAEDAFSAATLAKSLRPVPDVQMEWDEATCGQMVWLFNETQVNFAGRAEDFFTSMARPDRPRDADELPGKSLRIASIDIGGGTTDLAITQYRLDDGQGNNVKITPRLLFREGFKVAGDDILLDVIQLWVLPALQQSLQKAGLTLPEPLMNKLFGHDSRMDGQATLRQQVTLQLFIPLAQAVLERYENWDPLDSYSEINALFGELVPQKPSNAVLAFINGEIQRTLGGDSRFDLLEVPLVVSLAQLHGEFLQHRMAIIPALRAMCEVVSLYQCDVLLLTGRPSRFPGIQALVRHLQPLPGSRILSLEGYHTSDWYPFNKQGRIDNPKSTAAVGAMLCLLALDLRLSSFWFRAGDFEPYSTIRYLGVLDETQALSDDNLCYSEIDLDSHSFALDRKSSFRIRGNVCLGFRQLENDRWPASPLYSLSIIDPQLARKVAGESVLRIKLAVQPGPDNAGPERLVLSDARLDDGSRVPLEQLSLKLNTLSATGNANAQYWIDSGSVCKK
- a CDS encoding helix-turn-helix domain-containing protein; translated protein: MENLHQHLSLALKQLRQANGWSLTLAAERTGVSKAMLGQIERGESSPTVATLWKIATGFNVPFSFFIQGSEQPPGAAATFSQSNAQMLAKSLLPYDAQLRFDLLEVTLAPGAQSDSSPHETGVIEQVVVLEGELLLGVEGTWRRLQPGQASQFAGDKPHSYRNPLSTPLRFHSLIHYPHRA
- a CDS encoding ribonuclease domain-containing protein, with product MSKKLWIGLIIALVASWAGLKPHFSAAPKTNIAQLTDAETVARWLQQHHKLPDLYLTKGEARRQGWNPGKGNMCDVLPGRAIGGDRFANREQRLPQQAGRQWYEADVNYDCGHRDADRLLYSSDGLIFLTTDHYRSFKPVP
- a CDS encoding virulence factor SrfC family protein, which produces MRTAKKQPLATLAKRLSLLQETLDGALNWVENQQAHSTRLSMEGDTLSLQLRRARVESHALARQLARPVTLALFGQSQAGKAWLLSEMVGDAQGQLMTTPGDKTFNYFQHINPGNLDFAIATRFSHQRETASNAWPLEMTLLSEVELIRLMLACATPELQPDTTALDSALQRLQRHRQSDIQPGLESDALVTLWAWSRRHHRHAEVLDRHFWPQAISLAPWLNVDDRVQLFALLWPGQNSLSESLRSLMHLRHQLRHAPRVMAPLSLLVDDTSLPAEKLIGSDADLQEMIEVCPVVANRVGKAQQVPLGLLALLTLEITIPLSSTPRQALYDEADMLELPAPGTPADRGQQEERHRLQTRDALRATLLEQKRALLPGWYAARQDIDLLLICTAASQRQDADLASQALREWHLHQPVPASGEKPRLIWAITPYDARHQQINVDEAVQRQIGQPGQSWGSMLALDRAGVDRMGSWLQDEMQPDARRDRLASQLSTLQQTLVDRLQPWTEASATPEQAARKQSIADTLLKCLQHRTGLHGELLERLQPSREAVRQLWLSQSNSGTQHKVASAAAEQSYFGIGFEFDLFKDEPVAAAEPRNHGGQRDQQFPHLVFALWLDHLRQLPESRSLLALLNVDKPTLELLVEELITASFRHNMLNTLQAALNEPEAQASAHEARTDRQVSRAMTVLGDFVAWLGFLQRPESERPASRVNRGQTIFARPPAPSVNFSSGQRLTRLSAAPANHTAYYIYDWLVGLNSVIVENNGYTGGGDLPAAARQTLAMMLLALHA
- a CDS encoding SrfA family protein — encoded protein: MAKTFLRSGNLDAVLALGENGQPVWASALQIRETLRLRRQTTLANCLAIPQPNERGDRLDWYAPFSGKVRSWLAASDHERRQALEQLTLNQQDLQALSLRAREAENPAMRLFGALLSKTLQFPDQQYVYLVDGKPVITFWGFVDPQARSRDDALACLRDSLDEQLPSLLPEPPPVVDTPIVLAEPEVEPEEPIIEPEPEESEPEPVIAAVQPPAASKSLRPWLLLLPVALAAAAGTAWWLHSTPQAAAPVAAAAPAPVVSQPIAPPPVFAQAEKLATTLPQASATVTAPPPAAPVAPAVVEVAAPVPTAPAKADDLVITAEDVRVGSVRFLDGRWRVTLRQTNLPTGKPPSLRYQIKNGKGTALITQGDGIRCKADVTAAMTSAGTMVVRSRYTASCSDKSRYRMPELVCKQGDGIASCDAQYGADQVFPLTIKRESK
- a CDS encoding benzoate/H(+) symporter BenE family transporter, which encodes MITTAPRSTFSLPILISGFIAVLVGYSSSAAIIFQAAQAAGASPAQIGGWLSMLGIGMGVASLGLSLWTRMPILAAWSTPGAALLATSLHGLTLNEVIGVFVFTNALIVLSGVTGLFARLMNHIPQSLAAAMLAGILLRFGLNTFTGLQGNFALCGSMCLVWLLSRRWLPRYAIILALVTGVLVALGQHSIHFPPQSLSLSVPQWITPHFSLTALIGVGLPYFLVTMASQNAPGIATLQAHGYQPPISALTSWTGLLALVLSPFGGFSVCIAAITAAICMGEEVDPDPKQRWMASALAGFFYLLTGLTGALIAVLFSALPQVLIATLAGLALLATLSGSLHRALAEPQLRDSAVVAFLITASGVSLLGIGAAFWGLVGGMLTHLVLMPRARG
- a CDS encoding barstar family protein, which encodes MLNLTFDFRQLPDREAFYAALVRQSHCPFAFGNNLDALWDWLTGGMALPATLHLRHVDESNVEFAPVLALLEEAVAQLEGELRLVRD